One window of the Halobacillus litoralis genome contains the following:
- a CDS encoding GNAT family N-acetyltransferase yields MGFPELETKRLKLVQVTEEHTQSFFQIMSNDEVTEYYGMESLKSMDEAAKIVASFQSTYESKRGIRWGIVLKETDEFVGTAGLNNLSTWSKKADIGFELHPSHWRKGMTTEAVKEVMRYSFEDLELFRMGAVTYPQNEPSIQLLRRLGFIKEGVLRGYLYQNNQCHDALILSLLSTDWGKPENP; encoded by the coding sequence ATGGGATTTCCTGAGTTGGAAACCAAACGATTGAAATTAGTTCAAGTAACAGAGGAACATACTCAAAGCTTTTTTCAAATTATGTCCAATGACGAAGTTACTGAATATTATGGCATGGAGAGCTTGAAAAGTATGGATGAGGCCGCAAAAATAGTAGCCTCTTTTCAAAGCACCTATGAAAGCAAAAGGGGCATCAGATGGGGGATCGTCCTAAAAGAGACAGATGAATTTGTCGGCACAGCAGGACTGAACAACCTGAGCACGTGGAGTAAAAAAGCAGATATCGGTTTTGAATTACATCCTTCCCATTGGCGCAAAGGAATGACAACGGAAGCCGTAAAAGAAGTAATGCGTTATTCATTCGAAGATTTAGAACTTTTCAGGATGGGGGCTGTCACCTACCCTCAAAATGAGCCATCTATACAGCTGTTAAGGCGGTTAGGCTTTATCAAAGAAGGTGTATTAAGAGGATACCTTTATCAAAATAACCAATGTCACGATGCCTTAATCCTTTCCTTATTAAGCACTGATTGGGGAAAACCTGAAAATCCCTAA